A single genomic interval of Spinacia oleracea cultivar Varoflay chromosome 6, BTI_SOV_V1, whole genome shotgun sequence harbors:
- the LOC110797488 gene encoding uncharacterized protein, with amino-acid sequence MENFNPKIIKSLWNDGNIGWLFSPSTGNSGGLLTMWKEDYFNLNSSRCENNWIAICGRIPSLNFTGLPKLYQQLHLTEIPAFNGCMHIIKEVWQKHSSCHFGGKLKEIKSRLKEWNASEFGHIDHSIATLKEKIHELDLISNKKQLSDTEIADRRTAQSDLWTWLKRKETFWAQNSRSKWLREGDKNPKYFHALASTRKRKYRMSSLSANGITVEDPASIQREAVSFFKKIFHEEFSHRPIFSGLNFKILTPTQVEGLTAPFSRAEIDEAVDSCNAQKAHGLDGFKFQFIKAAWEVIKNNIYDILDTFWSTSRLPKGANVALIALIAICDNPGGLKDFRPISMVAAFIK; translated from the exons ATGGAAAATTTCAACCCAAAAATTATCAAATCTTTATGGAATGATGGGAATATTGGGTGGCTCTTCTCCCCTTCTACGGGGAACTCGGGGGGTCTACTGACAATGTGGAAGGAGGACTACTTCAATTTGAACTCATCTAGGTGCGAGAATAATTGGATTGCTATTTGTGGCCGCATACCCTCGCTAAACTTCACAG GACTTCCAAAACTTTATCAACAGCTTCATCTAACCGAAATCCCAGCCTTCAACG GATGTATGCATATTATCAAAGAAGTGTGGCAAAAGCACTCATCATGCCACTTTGGAGGGAAATTGAAAGAAATCAAAAGCAGGTTGAAGGAATGGAATGCCTCGGAATTTGGCCACATCGATCACAGTATTGCAACTTTAAAGGAAAAAATTCACGAATTGGATTTGATCTCCAACAAGAAACAGCTATCTGATACTGAAATTGCTGATAGAAGAACCGCCCAATCTGATCTGTGGACGTGGTTAAAGAGAAAAGAAACCTTTTGGGCCCAAAACTCAAGGTCCAAATGGTTAAGAGAGGGTGATAAAAACCCAAAATACTTCCATGCCCTGGCTTCAACTCGGAAAAGAAAATACCGAATGTCATCCTTATCTGCTAATGGTATTACGGTGGAGGACCCTGCAAGCATCCAAAGGGAGGCAGTCTCTTTTTTCAAGAAAATCTTCCACGAGGAGTTTTCACACAGACCTATTTTCAGTGGCCTCAACTTCAAAATTTTAACCCCAACTCAGGTGGAAGGCCTAACTGCCCCCTTCAGCAGAGCCGAAATTGACGAGGCCGTAGATTCATGTAACGCCCAAAAAGCACATGGGCTCGATGGTTTCAAATTCCAATTTATTAAGGCTGCCTGGGAGGTGATAAAAAACAATATTTACGACATCCTTGATACATTTTGGTCCACTAGCAGGCTTCCCAAAGGCGCAAACGTGGCTCTTATTGCTCTTATAGCCATATGCGATAACCCGGGAGGACTAAAAGACTTCAGGCCAATCAGTATGGTTGCTGCATTTATAAAATAA